A window of Streptomyces sp. SAI-127 contains these coding sequences:
- a CDS encoding alkaline phosphatase family protein has product MTPTRENALDHLVVMMFENRSFDNLLGRLYEPGEVDAFEGVAGKDLANPIPDWADDGPERGSVHYDVATSMNTPSLDPGEEYPHVNTQLFNVLDRPGQAGLAPPYNAPPAGTRPTMDGFVTDYISTWWASTGRQPFFQEYRQIMEGYTPEQMPVISSLAKGFATFDHWFCDVPSQTFTNRSFFHAASASGQVVNMGDGSDFVRNNTAETLFDHLDTAGLEWRVYCDPPSRYSLTGLIHAPRLRQRFATNFFSTDQFFEDAERGELPPYSFIEPQIIGWDHNDMHPPFWSAAPGLVWDPPSSLLGGEDLLARIYDAVRTASSPHGSNHLNTTLLVTFDEHGGTYDHIPPGAAPAPITGAPAGQFDFRFNRLGVRIPTIAVSAWTPARTVVNQEHWATSVIATLREKWRLGPPLTARDAAARTFTDVFTLDSPRSQEDWPEVTAQPVPPLHESLVPLDTPLGSHAKALFAGVFAIGTELGVPAPPIDLGTATGVQALDAVHGLLDNLFPQLKG; this is encoded by the coding sequence GTGACTCCGACCCGCGAGAACGCCCTCGACCACCTTGTTGTGATGATGTTCGAAAACCGGTCCTTCGACAACCTGCTCGGCCGCCTCTACGAACCCGGTGAGGTCGATGCGTTCGAGGGTGTCGCGGGCAAGGACCTGGCGAACCCGATACCGGACTGGGCCGACGACGGACCGGAGCGCGGGAGTGTCCACTACGACGTCGCCACCTCGATGAACACCCCGAGCCTGGATCCGGGCGAGGAGTACCCACACGTGAACACCCAGCTGTTCAACGTGCTCGACCGGCCCGGGCAGGCAGGGCTCGCCCCGCCCTACAACGCACCCCCGGCCGGCACGCGGCCCACCATGGACGGCTTCGTGACCGACTACATCAGCACCTGGTGGGCGAGCACGGGACGCCAGCCGTTCTTCCAGGAGTACCGGCAAATCATGGAGGGCTACACACCCGAGCAGATGCCCGTGATCTCATCGCTCGCCAAGGGCTTCGCGACCTTCGACCACTGGTTCTGCGACGTGCCCTCTCAGACCTTCACCAACCGATCCTTCTTCCACGCCGCCAGCGCATCGGGGCAGGTCGTGAACATGGGCGACGGCTCGGACTTCGTCCGCAACAACACGGCCGAGACCCTCTTCGACCACCTCGACACGGCGGGCCTGGAATGGCGCGTGTACTGCGACCCGCCCTCGCGCTACTCCCTCACCGGCCTCATCCACGCACCCCGGCTGCGGCAACGGTTCGCGACCAACTTCTTCTCCACCGACCAGTTCTTCGAGGACGCCGAAAGGGGCGAGCTGCCCCCGTACTCCTTCATCGAGCCGCAGATCATCGGCTGGGACCACAACGACATGCACCCGCCGTTCTGGTCCGCCGCCCCCGGACTGGTGTGGGACCCACCGTCCAGCCTCCTGGGCGGCGAAGATCTCCTCGCCCGGATCTACGACGCTGTGCGCACCGCATCCTCCCCGCACGGCTCGAACCACCTGAACACGACCCTGCTCGTCACCTTCGACGAGCACGGCGGCACCTACGACCACATACCGCCCGGCGCCGCACCCGCCCCCATCACCGGTGCCCCGGCAGGCCAGTTCGACTTCCGCTTCAACCGCCTTGGCGTACGCATCCCCACCATCGCCGTATCGGCCTGGACCCCGGCCCGCACGGTCGTCAACCAAGAACATTGGGCCACGTCCGTCATCGCCACCTTGCGCGAGAAGTGGCGTCTTGGACCGCCGCTCACGGCCCGCGACGCTGCCGCCCGGACATTCACAGACGTGTTCACCCTCGACTCCCCGCGGTCCCAGGAGGATTGGCCCGAGGTGACTGCCCAACCCGTCCCGCCGCTGCACGAGTCTCTCGTGCCCTTGGACACCCCGCTGGGCAGCCACGCCAAGGCTCTGTTCGCCGGAGTTTTCGCCATCGGCACGGAACTCGGAGTGCCGGCACCGCCCATCGACCTCGGCACGGCGACGGGGGTCCAGGCACTCGACGCTGTTCATGGGCTGCTTGACAACCTGTTCCCTCAGCTGAAGGGCTGA
- a CDS encoding NUDIX domain-containing protein: protein MGELVERVDEEDRVIGVVDRAEAIEKKWLHRIATTICRDPDGRILVHRRPENDSRFPGQYNWLVGGAADIGESYEEAAARELAEELGVSGTPRFLFKFLCRGEISPYWLGVHEVVLTGALVPDPAEIAWHGWFGEGELLEVVGRGTFVSDGVEALRRYLAA from the coding sequence ATGGGCGAACTGGTGGAGCGGGTGGACGAGGAGGACCGGGTCATCGGGGTGGTGGACCGGGCGGAGGCCATCGAGAAGAAGTGGCTGCACCGGATCGCGACCACAATCTGCCGTGATCCGGACGGGCGGATTCTGGTGCATCGGCGGCCGGAGAACGATTCCCGGTTCCCGGGTCAGTACAACTGGCTGGTGGGCGGGGCGGCGGACATCGGGGAGTCGTACGAGGAGGCGGCGGCCCGTGAACTCGCCGAGGAACTGGGGGTGTCCGGGACACCCCGCTTCCTCTTCAAGTTCCTGTGCCGGGGCGAGATCAGCCCCTACTGGCTCGGGGTGCACGAAGTCGTCCTGACCGGGGCGCTCGTGCCCGATCCGGCGGAGATCGCGTGGCACGGCTGGTTCGGCGAGGGCGAGTTGCTGGAGGTCGTCGGGCGGGGGACGTTCGTGTCCGACGGGGTGGAGGCCCTACGGCGTTACCTGGCGGCCTGA
- a CDS encoding GtrA family protein: MEPKTADRTQSPSSPSSPSSPSLSSPATPGPLASFVRFVVCGGGIGVLSSFAVPLVAMTMPWAVANAVITVASTLLCTELHALFTFGTGRRPGWRRHLQSSGSAAAAYAATCAAMFLLHVIQSAPSMLTEQAVYLTASGLAGIGRFLVLRLFVFTSGRKSPLQPRRPVLPLPRPVLTHAAVGATA; this comes from the coding sequence ATGGAGCCGAAGACGGCCGACAGGACCCAGTCCCCGTCCTCGCCCTCCTCGCCGTCCTCGCCATCCTTGTCCTCCCCGGCCACCCCCGGCCCCCTCGCCTCCTTCGTCCGCTTCGTCGTCTGCGGCGGCGGGATCGGCGTGCTCTCCAGCTTCGCCGTACCGCTGGTGGCGATGACGATGCCGTGGGCGGTCGCGAACGCGGTGATCACCGTGGCGTCGACGCTCCTGTGCACCGAGCTCCACGCCCTGTTCACCTTCGGCACCGGCCGCCGCCCCGGCTGGCGCCGGCACCTCCAGTCCTCCGGCTCCGCGGCGGCCGCGTACGCCGCCACCTGCGCCGCGATGTTCCTCCTCCACGTCATCCAGTCGGCGCCGAGCATGCTCACGGAACAGGCCGTCTACCTCACCGCGTCCGGCCTGGCCGGCATCGGCCGCTTCCTGGTCCTGCGCCTGTTCGTCTTCACGAGCGGCCGCAAGAGCCCGCTCCAGCCTCGGCGCCCTGTGCTCCCCCTGCCCCGCCCCGTCCTCACCCACGCCGCCGTGGGCGCCACCGCCTGA
- a CDS encoding HGxxPAAW family protein, with product MSAHQYDEGHTVAGWTGFGIATVGTAVLGLGVCTVSGVVMTGGLAITAVGALVTWALHLAGWGKPPGRRPREQWGMRVRDTSARQGHVGCVGCRMAGRGGSRTPVVEPRAAATAEPEPVSVESVG from the coding sequence GTGAGTGCACATCAGTATGACGAGGGGCACACGGTCGCGGGGTGGACCGGATTCGGCATCGCGACCGTCGGGACGGCCGTGCTCGGGCTGGGGGTGTGCACGGTGTCCGGTGTCGTGATGACCGGTGGTCTCGCGATCACCGCGGTGGGTGCCCTCGTCACCTGGGCCCTGCACCTGGCCGGCTGGGGCAAGCCACCGGGGCGCCGGCCGCGCGAGCAGTGGGGGATGCGGGTGCGGGACACGAGCGCGCGGCAGGGCCACGTCGGTTGCGTCGGGTGCCGGATGGCGGGGCGGGGAGGTTCGCGGACCCCGGTGGTCGAGCCCAGGGCGGCAGCGACGGCGGAACCAGAACCCGTCTCCGTGGAGTCGGTGGGCTGA
- a CDS encoding DUF2797 domain-containing protein, producing MAQAWKCSGLRWSAGGPVLRWVGGRSSALTWGKRVAFGVAEGGVRTCVGARRRACPARAAVSGRSTGARCEECARLDRAHSVAADTLADDPRPYRVYLAWFGPGMVKVGITAHERGSTRLWEQGAVCFSWLGTGPLMAARRTEELLRAALSVPDRIPYGDKRAVRSALPASAAERAAEIAELHARAVTLGGWPESLERAPYEPVDHVEVFGLAGLPAAVGEVSELVAGGSVGGRLIAAAGPDLHLETEGGGVVVLDTRLMTGWDLVPADGAEITVPMREFKEKPGVQDGLF from the coding sequence ATGGCACAGGCATGGAAGTGCTCGGGGCTGCGGTGGTCGGCGGGTGGGCCCGTGTTGCGGTGGGTCGGCGGTCGGAGCAGCGCGCTGACCTGGGGGAAGCGGGTGGCCTTCGGGGTCGCGGAGGGGGGTGTGCGGACATGTGTGGGAGCGCGGAGGCGTGCGTGTCCGGCGCGGGCCGCGGTGTCGGGGCGGAGCACGGGGGCGCGGTGCGAGGAGTGTGCGCGGCTGGACCGGGCGCACTCCGTGGCCGCCGACACCCTCGCGGACGACCCCCGCCCGTACCGGGTGTACCTGGCGTGGTTCGGGCCCGGCATGGTCAAGGTCGGCATCACGGCGCACGAGCGGGGGAGCACGCGTCTGTGGGAGCAGGGCGCCGTCTGCTTCAGCTGGCTCGGCACCGGTCCGCTCATGGCCGCCCGGCGCACCGAGGAACTGCTGCGGGCGGCCCTCTCGGTGCCGGACCGCATTCCGTACGGCGACAAGCGGGCCGTCCGGTCCGCCCTGCCGGCGTCGGCCGCCGAGCGGGCCGCCGAGATCGCCGAACTGCACGCGCGGGCGGTGACACTGGGCGGCTGGCCCGAGTCCCTGGAGCGCGCGCCCTACGAACCGGTCGATCACGTCGAGGTCTTCGGCCTCGCCGGCCTGCCCGCCGCCGTCGGTGAGGTGAGCGAGCTCGTCGCGGGCGGGTCGGTGGGCGGCCGGCTCATCGCGGCCGCCGGGCCGGACCTGCACCTGGAGACGGAGGGCGGGGGAGTCGTCGTACTGGACACACGGCTGATGACCGGGTGGGATCTGGTTCCGGCCGACGGGGCGGAAATCACCGTGCCGATGAGAGAGTTCAAGGAGAAGCCGGGGGTTCAGGACGGGTTGTTCTGA